One segment of Mesoplodon densirostris isolate mMesDen1 chromosome 6, mMesDen1 primary haplotype, whole genome shotgun sequence DNA contains the following:
- the ALDOB gene encoding fructose-bisphosphate aldolase B: MAYQFPALTSEQKKELSEIAQRIVASGKGILAADESVGTMGSRLQRIKVENTEENRRQFREMLFTVDDSISQSIGGVILFHETLYQKDSQGKLFRDILKEKGIVVGIKLDQGGAPLAGTNKETTIQGLDGLSERCAQYKKDGANFGKWRAVLKIGNQCPSHLAIQENANTLARYASICQQNGLVPIVEPEVIADGDHDMEHCQYVTEKVLAAVYKALNDHHVYLEGTLLKPNMVTAGHASTKKYTPEQVAMATVTALYRTVPAAVPGICFLSGGMSEEDATLNLNAINLCPLQKPWKLSFSYGRALQASALAAWGGKAANKKATQEAFMKRALANCQAAKGQYVHTGSSGAASTQSLFTACYTY; encoded by the exons ATGGCCTACCAATTTCCAGCCCTCACTTCAGAACAGAAGAAGGAGCTCTCAGAAATTGCCCAGCGCATTGTTGCCAGTGGGAAGGGGATCCTGGCTGCAGATGAGTCTGTAG GCACCATGGGGAGCCGCCTGCAGAGGATCAAGGTGGAGAACACTGAAGAGAACCGCCGGCAGTTCCGCGAAATGCTCTTCACCGTGGACGATTCCATCAGCCAGAGCATCGGGGGCGTGATCCTTTTCCATGAGACCCTCTACCAGAAGGACAGCCAGGGAAAGCTGTTCAGAGACATCCTCAAGGAAAAAGGGATCGTGGTGGGAATCAAG TTAGACCAAGGAGGTGCTCCCCTTGCAGGAACAAACAAGGAAACTACCATTCAAG GGCTTGATGGCCTTTCTGAACGCTGTGCTCAGTATAAGAAAGATGGTGCTAACTTTGGGAAGTGGCGTGCTGTGCTGAAGATTGGCAACCAGTGTCCGTCCCACCTTGCTATCCAGGAAAATGCCAACACCCTGGCCCGCTATGCCAGCATCTGTCAGCAG aatgggCTAGTACCCATTGTTGAACCAGAGGTAATTGCTGATGGAGACCATGACATGGAACACTGCCAGTATGTTACTGAGAAG GTCCTGGCTGCTGTCTACAAGGCCCTGAATGACCATCATGTTTACTTGGAGGGCACCCTGTTGAAGCCCAACATGGTGACTGCTGGACATGCCTCCACCAAGAAGTATACTCCAGAGCAGGTGGCAATGGCCACTGTCACAGCTCTCTACCGTACTGTTCCTGCAGCTGTTCCTG GCATCTGCTTTTTGTCTGGTGGCATGAGTGAAGAGGATGCTACTCTCAACCTCAATGCTATCAACCTTTGCCCTCTACAAAAGCCCTGGAAACTAAGTTTCTCTTATGGACGGGCCCTGCAGGCCAGTGCACTGGCTGCCTGGGGTGGCAAGGCTGCAAACAAGAAGGCAACCCAGGAGGCTTTTATGAAGCGGGCCCTG